Proteins found in one Lycium ferocissimum isolate CSIRO_LF1 chromosome 6, AGI_CSIRO_Lferr_CH_V1, whole genome shotgun sequence genomic segment:
- the LOC132059795 gene encoding homeobox-leucine zipper protein ATHB-54-like — protein sequence MEVARVYESSNMTTNNGFLLPNESLSPPSKVLDSLWVSNNSPIFHGSASMVNFDETRGERGKKRSFFPQLDNKENITNEDDYEVCFHQTEKKIRRLSPKQVQFLEKSFEVENKLEPERKVQLANEIGLQPRQVAIWFQNRRARYKTKQLEKDYDVLKASFDKLKDDYDCLFKENETLRNEVHLLKEKLLNKVNDEENSEQNNPISPLDVEADNPIGVTKILAMVVCKQEDASSAKSDILDSDSPRGNYTSFFEPTTDSSNVFETEALSDFSQEDDNLISKSLLPTLCFPKLEEDHLPLNSSNLGFDQSWFWHY from the exons ATGGAGGTTGCAAGAGTTTATGAAAGTTCTAATATGACTACAAACAATGGATTTCTACTTCCAAATGAAAGTCTTTCCCCTCCTTCTAAGGTTCTTGATTCTCTTTGGGTGTCCAACAATTCCCCCATTTTCCATG GCTCTGCATCCATGGTTAATTTCGACGAAACCCGAGGAGAAAGGGGTAAAAAGAGGTCATTTTTTCCTCAACTtgacaataaagaaaatatcaCCAACGAGGATGATTATGAGGTGTGTTTTCACCAAACTGAAAAGAAGATCAGGCGACTTTCGCCGAAACAAGTTCAGTTTCTTGAGAAAAGTTTTGAGGTAGAAAACAAGCTTGAACCAGAGAGGAAAGTACAATTGGCTAATGAAATTGGATTGCAGCCAAGGCAAGTTGCTATTTGGTTTCAAAATCGACGTGCCCGGTACAAGACTAAACAACTTgagaaggattatgatgtgctCAAAGCTAGCTTTGACAAACTCAAGGATGATTATGATTGTCTCTTTAAAGAGAATGAGACTTTGAGAAATGAG GTCCATTTACTTAAAGAGAAGTTGCTCAACAAAGTAAATGATGAGGAAAATTCAGAACAAAACAATCCCATTAGTCCACTTGATGTAGAAGCTGACAATCCTATTGGGGTTACTAAAATTTTAGCTATGGTGGTGTGCAAGCAAGAAGATGCAAGTTCAGCAAAAAGTGATATTCTTGATTCAGACAGCCCACGTGGGAATTACACCTCTTTTTTTGAGCCTACTACTGATTCTTCAAATGTATTTGAGACAGAAGCATTGTCTGATTTTTCTCAAGAAGATGACAACCTAATTAGCAAGAGCCTTCTTCCCACACTATGCTTCCCAAAACTTGAAGAAGATCACTTACCACTAAATTCTTCCAATTTGGGTTTCGATCAATCTTGGTTCTGGCATTATTGA